The Pseudomonadota bacterium DNA segment CATGAGATGTTGGAGCGCGCCGTAAAAAAGGGATGACAGCTTAGCAATTAACCCCTCTCTATCAACCGCTAAAAAGTTAACTCTTGGCATCTGTCCCGAAGAGTTAAAAACATGTTAAAGATGCGATATGAAAACCCTCTTTTTTATCCTACTAGCTACCGTAAGCCTAACGTTCTCCGCATGCTCGCTGACTCCTCGTCAGCGCTGCGAAAAGTGGCGCGCTGACGGAGAGATATTCTCGCGCATTGAGCGCTGCCAACGGTGCGTAAGGCAGTTGGGCGATTCTGACGTTGGGGCCGTCCGTAGCTGCGCCTTCGGGATAGATACTACCAAAGCGCTGCAGGGACTATAATAAGCATGGTCGAAAACAATACCTCCCAGGGCCCTCGTGGCGGATGTCTCGGTTACGGGTGCCTAATCGCTCTAGGGATACTTATTACCGTGCTCTCGGTGATCGGGTACTACATTCTTACCAGTATGCGTAACGCGGTCGATACGTACACCTCAACCAGTGCTGCGCCCTTTGAGCTGAGCGCCGCGGCTAGCACGCCCATGCAGAACGCAGCCCAAGGCAAGGTTAATGAATTAACACGGGTGCTCTCAGATAAGGGCACAAGCGGCACCTTTGAATTTTCAAAGGGGGAGATACTAGCTGCTGTAGCGAGCTCGTCCCTCGCTAAGTTTGCTGAAATATATCCAGAAAGGGGAGAGATCGTTGCGCGCTTCTCTTTTAAGCTAAGCCAACTCTTTCAAGACTCCTATGCAAGCGTTCTGCTCGGAGAGGCGATGGAAAGGTACGCATTTGGATCGGCCCGTGGAAAGATTGCACTCGTTACAGGGGCCATTACAGTCGAGCTAAGCGAACTTAACCTTAACGGCAGATCTGTAGAGAGCACCGCCCTTATTGCAGCGGCCGAGTGGATCTCAGGCGCAATTACGGCTGCGGCAACTGACCCGGAGACACTATCCACTGGTGGAGGGGCTGCTGCTGCTGGAGGGACATTGCTTGATAGGCTTTCGGAGCTCTCTGTTGCAGACAATACCGTAATAGTATCAATTAAACCAGCTAGTTAACGTAATTACCCACGCTCAACTCCAAGCTGCTATAATTGTACATGGATAGAGTTTAGATCCATTTACTGCGAGCGTAAATCTTGGCAAGTCCGAGACTTACCCTGCGACATCCTATAGTTAGGAGATGCATTTTTAGTGGCTAAAAACGATACACGCGCACACGATACAGTTTCAGACTACTGCATCCTTAACGGCCGTAACGACGCCCGCTTAAGCGATGTTGAGCGGCTTACTATGCTCGGAGGGGGAGCCTTAGAGCGCGTACTCTCTAAGCTCGGTCGAAACCTTGATAACGTACGCCTTGATACCTTTGCGCCCGGCCTTGATCCGCAGACCCTGCTTGAGTACCGCACAAAGCTACTCAAACTACGCACAGAGGGCGCACTGAGCGAACTTCTCGCTGCCCCAACAGCTACGCTTGAGCCGCATGTAGTTCCAATTCACGGATTTCCGAACGGTAGGGTGGTTGACCTAGCATTTGATTCTCATTTTCCTGCGAGTAACTGGCAACACGATTGCGATTATCAGTTGATTGAAGAGAATCAGATCTCTCATGTGCGGCTCTGGGAGCATACGGATCGGAGCGAGCCTAGACCAACTATCGTTGCGATACATGGCTGGACGATGGGCGACCAACGTGTAAACTCGCTCGCATTTCTGCCAGGACTCTACTTTTCACTCGGATGCAACGTAGCTCTCGTAGAGCTGCCGTTTCATGGGCGTAGAATGCCGAGCAACGCTCCGGAAGGGGTGCCCCTTTTTCCTAGTGCAGATCCGATCCGCACCTGTGTGGCCATGGCGCACGCCCTGCACGACCTGCGGAGCCTCAGTGCATTTCTAGAGCGACAGGGACACTCGCAGATATGTTGTATAGGTATGAGTCTAGGCGCCTATGTAGGGGCGCTTTGGAGCGCTCTAGATAATCTTCACAGAACCGTGTTGGTTGTGCCGTTAGTTTCGATGGGGGACATGGCCTGGGAGCTTTTAAAGCGTAAATATGCCGATAACGGCCCCATTCCGCCCGAGCTAAGCCTATCGTTACTACGCGATCTCTTCTCTGACCATAATCCGCTCTCGTTTAGCCCTAAAACGGCTCAGGAATCCATTATGGTTATCCGCGCTACGGGGGATCATCTGGTAACCCGCTCGCAAATTGCGCTCCTGCGCCAAGGTTGGCCCCGTGCTAAGTATCTATGGACCGAGGGTGGTCACGGCGCTGCAACTAAGCAGGGTGATATCTTCACCCGTATGACCCGATTTTTACTAAAAGGGAAATAACGAAACATGTCACGATCTCATTCAACGCCGCAGGAACAGCTTAGCCCCGCTAAGGGCCTTTTTCTCGGTGAAGTTCGCGATTCTAGTCTCTTTCCATTTCCGCAGATTTCGCAGGCTGAGCGCGAAACCCTTGCACTAGTGATAGAGTCCGTAGATCGGTTTATGGCCGATAAGGGTGCGCTATTTAAGAAGTTCGATGAAACCGGAGAGCAAACATCTGAGTACATAGATGAGTTAAAGGCTCTAGGATTATTCTCGCTAATCATACCGAGCGAGTTCGAGGGCCTTGGACTATCTAATTCGGGCTACTCAAGGGTGCTACAGCAAACAAGTCGCTACGATGCCTCGAGCTCGCTCACCATAGGCGCGCATAGCTCCATAGGAATGAAGGCGCTACTCCTCTTTGGAACGGAGGAGCAAAAAAAATGCTATCTGCCACGTCTAGCCTCTGGGGAGCTAATAGCAGCGTTCTGCTTGACGGAGGCTGGCGCAGGTTCCGATGCGGCTGCGATTAAAACACACGCAACAAAGAACGAGGACGGCTCCTGGAGCTTAAACGGTGAGAAGATCTGGATCACTAACGGCGGCATCGCTGGATTCTATACGGTCTTTGCAAAGACGGCCAAAACAGATTCTGCGCACGGCAAGATTACCGGCTTTATAGTCGAGCGTGAGTGGCCCGGCGTTTCTAACGGCCCCAAAGAGAACAAGATGGGTATCCGTGCTTCGTGCACTACAACTGTCCGCTTTGATAATGTGCAGGTGCCTGCCAACTGCGTTCTAGGCGAGGAGGGTGCGGGTTTTAAGATCGCTATGGCGGTGCTTAATAACGGAAGAACCGGACTTGGTGGTGGCTCTGTCGGTGCGATGAAGAGGTTAATCGAGCTAGCTATCGCCCAGACTACGCAGAGA contains these protein-coding regions:
- a CDS encoding alpha/beta fold hydrolase, with product MAKNDTRAHDTVSDYCILNGRNDARLSDVERLTMLGGGALERVLSKLGRNLDNVRLDTFAPGLDPQTLLEYRTKLLKLRTEGALSELLAAPTATLEPHVVPIHGFPNGRVVDLAFDSHFPASNWQHDCDYQLIEENQISHVRLWEHTDRSEPRPTIVAIHGWTMGDQRVNSLAFLPGLYFSLGCNVALVELPFHGRRMPSNAPEGVPLFPSADPIRTCVAMAHALHDLRSLSAFLERQGHSQICCIGMSLGAYVGALWSALDNLHRTVLVVPLVSMGDMAWELLKRKYADNGPIPPELSLSLLRDLFSDHNPLSFSPKTAQESIMVIRATGDHLVTRSQIALLRQGWPRAKYLWTEGGHGAATKQGDIFTRMTRFLLKGK
- a CDS encoding acyl-CoA dehydrogenase family protein, with translation MSRSHSTPQEQLSPAKGLFLGEVRDSSLFPFPQISQAERETLALVIESVDRFMADKGALFKKFDETGEQTSEYIDELKALGLFSLIIPSEFEGLGLSNSGYSRVLQQTSRYDASSSLTIGAHSSIGMKALLLFGTEEQKKCYLPRLASGELIAAFCLTEAGAGSDAAAIKTHATKNEDGSWSLNGEKIWITNGGIAGFYTVFAKTAKTDSAHGKITGFIVEREWPGVSNGPKENKMGIRASCTTTVRFDNVQVPANCVLGEEGAGFKIAMAVLNNGRTGLGGGSVGAMKRLIELAIAQTTQRKQFGKSISDFKLIKEKIALMTTLCFASESVVSVVGGLVDSGCEDFSVEAAISKVYASEALWTVADEALQIAGGNGFMKDYPYERVVRDCRINRIFEGTNEILRLYIGLSGMKDAGDALKDVARGISGIFNDPIKGFGLLSGYAGKKIGQMIPLGRSSLSQIAPSLKSEALVLEQGIAKLAQAVEATLKRYGKGIIGEQIVTKRIANSAIDLFVGMCVLARVSSIITEKGVDNCGDELAIARVYTHLAKERVSSNLKELNRNADTELLKLADSVIEKGAYQWDVL